The following nucleotide sequence is from Novipirellula galeiformis.
GCCAGGTCTGAGCATGGATGCTGTCGCTGACAAACCGCACGGAGCCGTCACCGAGTAGCGCCTGCACGCCTCCTGGGTGCAGGCTGCGTGCAGCAGCAGATATCTCACGGGTGGTGTGACCCGTATATGTCTCGGTACAAGGTGCCCGATCAATATTGACGCATTTAGTTATCCGTAAAGTATCCGGTATGTTGGTGTTAGGAGTTTGGTTGTGATGATAAAATGGTCCTTCGGTATAATGCATCATGCCTCGATAATCTTCTCCGGGCACTTTGAGCAGCTCGGAAACCAACACCGTGTTGCTGCTGCCGTCAAGCAGGTCTCGGAAGCCGTACCGTTTATTGCCCACGAAGACACCATCGGGGCCTCGCGTTGCAGCGGAGGAGAGCCACCAGCTTACCATAGGCCCGATGCCGTTATTGGCGACATAATTCCCTCGAGCGCGATTCCTGGAAGTGCTCAGCAGGTCAACCTCCACATCCGAAGGGCAAAGCATTGCGGGAAGAGTGGTACTAAAGACCTGCTGGAGGGCCGCGCTGGGAGCAGATCCGAAGTTGGCCGACGAGTCAACAAGGTCATAAAGCGCCTGCTGCTCTAAAAATGGTAAGAGGAAGTACACCCATGTCGAATCGTGGTATCCCACGAAAGGTGGCGCCGGGCCGCCGGACACTTGCTGAATGTAACCTGCCGGAAACTTATTGTGCGTGTCGTGATGCATGTGGAGAGCCAACCCGATCTGTTTCAAGTTGTTCGTACACTGCATGCGGCGGGCCGCTTCACGTGCCGCTTGCACCGCTGGCAACAGCAATCCCACCAACACACCAATAATGGCGATGACGACAAGTAATTCGACAAGGGTAAAACCACGAGACCAGGCTGTCCTTCTGCAAATGGACACGCGAGTGGCTGGGAGAGTTGGGGCAGGGGTATTGTTCATGAAATTTCTCTACTGGATTACAATCGCAAATGACGTGGCGGGCTGCAGGCCCGTTGAAAGCCGTTAGCGTGGTGACCGACACCGCCAGAGGATACCACGCCCCCTCCCTAGATGCAGCATCTGCAGTACGTTTTTCCCCAAAAAACCCCTCCGGTGGCTATTCCACTGTGCTTTTTTCGGCAACACGGTCTTCTGGTCTTCGTATCGGATACCCGCGTCGGCCCCAACTAAGCTACCAGGGACATAAGCCGAGGGGTGAAGCACTTCGCTGGGGTGTTGACTGGGGGCTACTGAGGGGACGGGCTGGCTCTTCTAATTGCAGCAGTCTTCTCTTATTTCGATGGCCGCTTTGCATCGAAAGGCGTAAAGGGGACGGGGGTTTTCCGTGGGATGAGGCTGCTTGAAACCATCGAGCAAACCAGGGCGCTGGCGATCTGGCCGGTAAATTCCGTTAGACCAAAACAACGCGGGTTTTCCCCCACTGCATCACGCGACACGAGCGTGGCGTACTTTATGCCAACACTTCCTTCACAACGTCGCCATGCACATTGGTCAGTCGACGTTGGATGCCGTTGTGGTAATAGGTGAAGTTGTTCATGATTGAGACCGAACAGATGCAGGATCGTTGCGTGAAAACCCAGTAGCCGCTTGGATGCTAGCCCCGGTTGAACCGCGGATAGTGTTCTGTTACAGCCCGATGTTAGGGTAGTGGACGAGGCGACGAGTCCCTTACCTACCACGAATCCCAGGGACTCGTGGCCTCGTCCACTACAGTCAAACCCGACTCTTTAGCGATGACGAAGCACTCACGCCAAACCGGCTAATTCACTGAAGGACTCCTGCCTATCTGCTCTATTGCCGCGTCTGCGAAGGTAAAGGGGGCAAAACATTTCTGCTTTCCCCCAGCAGCGCAGCGAACAACCCCGCAGCGAACAGCGGGGCAGAGGATTAAGGAGAGGGGATGAACTGCACCGCATCGGCGATCACATATTGGCCGTCGGTGCCATCGGATGAAATTCGCACCCACCCCTGTTTGCCGCTTTCAAAGCGGAACTTGCCTAACGTACGAAACAGCCGCTGGTGTTCGGGAACCTGTTGTTGGTTGATCCGCAGCGTCGTTTCCCCGTCGGCATGATGAATCGTCACCGGCGTGTTGGTGGACCGCCGTACGTTGTAGCAATGCGACAAGCGAACTTCATAAGTGCCCGCCTGGGTCAGATTCGGCGTATAGGTGACCGAGCTTGTGCCTTTGCCCTGTTTCTGGTCGTGCAGGTACCCCACACCGACGTAAGGCGGAGTGTGTGTGGAATACTGCCACTTGCCGACCAGTTTTGCGTCCATTTCGTCGACCACGATCCCCAGAAGGTCCGCGGAAGTTCTCACGATGAACCGAACCAATTTTGGGTTGTCGACTTCGCCCGGCGGATGGGTGTTGGGAACCGCGTCGGGATGCGGCAGGCGTTTTTCAGCGGGTGATTCGGCAATCGCTGACGCCGTCAGCAACCCGCTCAGAACTGCTAGGACAACCGTTGCATGATGGATGGTGGGGTGGGGCATCGCTGTTGTGCTTTCTTGTTTCTTGCTTAGTTTGGCAGCGTTCGCGGGGGGTCGCCGTTTTCAGTTCCTGGAGGACTAGGTCCACCGTAGCAGCAGCCCCCTATGCGCTGAAGTGTGTCGTGTCCGCTTCATTGAATTGTACGCCGCTTTAAAGCTTGCGTATCGCCAAAGGCGTTACCCGCGTCAGTGGTCAGACCACCTCGTATTTCAAAGCATGTGTCAAACTCCATGAGCAGCTCTTTGAAAGTTTGATTGGCCTGGACGTCAAAGCGATGTGATGAGGCAACCGATCGAGCGTGGATATTTAGGGAACGTTTGTGGATAGGGTCGATGGCTGGGCCATGACAATGGGGCCATGACGATGGCGGGTACAGTTTCGGTATGGGCCAATGACAGGGTTGCGTTAGCAACGTTGGCGGGGCAGCCCGTCTTAGTCGGACTGCTACTTTGCCTCGAGTTTGGGAGGTATGCGGATTTGTCCGACAACAACCCGATGACGCGAATTGCGACGACCCAGAATCTGCTGTTTTTGCTCAATGTCAGTTGCTTTTGGGGCTCATTACATTTGCTTGGTTCGATCCGCCGGGCAGCGGCCTTGGGGTGCTGGGGACGCTCTGCTTGCTCGCGCTCACGAGATCCGCACTCGGACAATCCATTTCCGCCTTGGCAAAATCAGAGGAGACTGCAATCGCAATCGTTCCGATAGCCGTTATTCCGCAGATCATTTTGGGCGGTGTAGTGGGGTCGCTGTCAGGAGCTTCGGAGTGGTTTGGGAAAATTTTGGCAATTATCTTTTGGGGTCAATATTTGCTGTCCGGGAGATTGCCGAAGACGGAGCGAGCTGTGACTGAGTTTCAGCCGTCTGACGCGGCTTGTCTCATGGTGATTGCGTTTCACATGACGGTTTTCTTGGTGGCGGCGTGGATCGGCGTTCGCCGAGCAGGCCGTCATTAACCCGTGCCAGAACCTGACTTATTGCATCTCTGTGAAATTTTCAATTTCTCTGACATGAGCCTACGTTTGATGCCCTTTCTGGATGTCGTCACGGGTGCGGCGGACTTGAAGCGAGTCTGCCTAACCTGCTCCCCTTTTCTGTACCAACGGCAGTGAGAAAATCCATGCTTCATCGGGGCGGGTGCGACCTGCCAGATGAAACGAAGTTTTTTGGGGGCCGCGTCCCCCGAAACGCTGTGGGATTGATGTTGGTTATAGTCAACACGCCAAGCTTCGATCGTCTCCTTTGTGTCGCGTGAGCGACAAGAACCCATTTTCGTTGAGGAGTTCGGCGCGGACGCGTCCGTTGAAGGATTCGATCAATGCGTTATCGATTGGTATCTCCGAGCCTACCGAATCTCTGGACCTACCGAAGTCGAGTGTCACGCCATTTTTTTTCGCTGCCTGACACCCTTTTTCCGCACCGCGTTTCCTATCGGCTCGGCCCCGCCAGCACTTTGATTCAGTCGCGTCGTCGATTGAAGAACAGGAACAGATGCCCCGAAAGCAGTTCGACGTCAATGTGTTCGGCGACCAGGGGGCCAAAGAATTGAAAGGAAAACGTGTGAAAGTGGCAACGTGATCCGTGACCGAGTCCATCCGCCGGCGAGTATTTTGGTGCCCTCATTTCCTTTTTACGCAGTTAGGCAGGAATGAATGGCAGAAATCCCATTAGACGCTGGGAGTTAGCCCCGGTTGAACGTGGGAACCGTGGCTAACGCTAAAACGGCTAAGCTACCGAAAGACTCCTGCCTATCTGCTTAACAAGCAAAAACGGCCAGTCCCCTGTTAGCCTCCTCATGATACGGGGAGTCTCCGGATTCACGGGATCGCTTTCAGAATGCGGCCGATCGTTTCGTTCATGTAGGGATAGACATCTTTGGCGCTGGGCCCCATTCGCACGACGACCAGTTTGCGGGAAGGAATGATCATCGTGACCTGCCCCATGAAACCCGCCGGCCAATACGTGTCCTCAGGGACTTGATCCATCCGTGGCGCCCGGTTGAGCCAGAACATTCCACCGTAGTTCAGTTTCTTGTCGGCCGGCGCCGGTGTCATAACGAAATCGGTCCAGCCTTCGGGCAGTATCCGCTCTCCCTGCCAGACGCCATCCTGGAGATAGAGCAGTCCGAAACGGACCCAGTCGCGGGCAGACAGGTAGTCGTAGCCCGACAGAATAAAGTTACCCCACGGGTCGGTTTCTAGAACCGGACTGCGGGCACCGATCTTGTCAAACAGAGCTCGCTGTGGAAAGGTGAGATAGTCCTCTCCCTGAGCCTCGACCGTGTCACGAATGATTTTCCCGAGACTCAAGGGGTCGCTGTTGAGATAGGAGTAGCGCGTTCCGGGCGGAACCTTCGCAGGCGCTGCGATGACGTGCTCGAACACGTTG
It contains:
- a CDS encoding DUF1559 domain-containing protein, producing MNNTPAPTLPATRVSICRRTAWSRGFTLVELLVVIAIIGVLVGLLLPAVQAAREAARRMQCTNNLKQIGLALHMHHDTHNKFPAGYIQQVSGGPAPPFVGYHDSTWVYFLLPFLEQQALYDLVDSSANFGSAPSAALQQVFSTTLPAMLCPSDVEVDLLSTSRNRARGNYVANNGIGPMVSWWLSSAATRGPDGVFVGNKRYGFRDLLDGSSNTVLVSELLKVPGEDYRGMMHYTEGPFYHHNQTPNTNIPDTLRITKCVNIDRAPCTETYTGHTTREISAAARSLHPGGVQALLGDGSVRFVSDSIHAQTWQWLGTPQDGNVLNEF
- a CDS encoding ABC transporter permease; its protein translation is MGLITFAWFDPPGSGLGVLGTLCLLALTRSALGQSISALAKSEETAIAIVPIAVIPQIILGGVVGSLSGASEWFGKILAIIFWGQYLLSGRLPKTERAVTEFQPSDAACLMVIAFHMTVFLVAAWIGVRRAGRH
- a CDS encoding golvesin C-terminal-like domain-containing protein: MPHPTIHHATVVLAVLSGLLTASAIAESPAEKRLPHPDAVPNTHPPGEVDNPKLVRFIVRTSADLLGIVVDEMDAKLVGKWQYSTHTPPYVGVGYLHDQKQGKGTSSVTYTPNLTQAGTYEVRLSHCYNVRRSTNTPVTIHHADGETTLRINQQQVPEHQRLFRTLGKFRFESGKQGWVRISSDGTDGQYVIADAVQFIPSP